Proteins from a genomic interval of Acetobacterium woodii DSM 1030:
- a CDS encoding C39 family peptidase — MKKNIRQSLVLLISLMLLAGILPGSAIAESSPSVSYCTHVQNVGWQEFVVDGEMSGTSGASLRLEGIKVKLDTQGDNLGITYQTHIQNIGWEADTVNGWKSNGKMSGTEGLGYRLEAIQIKLTGTDANQFDVYYQVHAQNMGWMGWAKNGESAGTAGYSYRLEGIHIVIVKKGENPPAGTIDQVLPFAERKSVSGNLFIQSNARDFTDNAMALGNVTINGDGAITLQAEALQGVYTSNVFNTSNFNKMVVSWSSDTPPGTLIQVEARVCENTTDSSENWSDWLSWGQWGTYISSTSGTGITDSPLAYLNVDTLVLKNDKTANKIQYRVILLSNTTGITPSIRLISAAFRNTFPGHEISKVYPDHPDLSNLAILNVPQLSQMVRDPAIADSICSPTSVAMILNYYGTSVTPETVAWGVYDNNAQEDFGNWSFNTAYAASLGYTAYVDYSTIDGLKREIAAGHPVAVAVAYKNSAGVNTNLPVVDGAPITSTYGHLIVVCGFSSENGSDYLIINDPAAANNAGVRVKYRLDQFSSAWAESGNIAYIIH, encoded by the coding sequence ATGAAAAAAAATATCCGCCAAAGTTTAGTTTTATTAATAAGTCTGATGTTGCTGGCGGGAATACTACCAGGCAGCGCCATCGCCGAAAGTAGCCCCAGTGTTAGTTACTGTACCCATGTTCAGAATGTCGGCTGGCAGGAGTTCGTGGTTGATGGTGAAATGAGTGGAACTTCGGGAGCAAGCTTGCGCCTTGAGGGAATTAAAGTGAAGCTGGATACCCAAGGAGATAATCTCGGTATTACCTATCAAACGCACATTCAGAATATTGGTTGGGAAGCTGATACTGTGAATGGCTGGAAAAGCAATGGTAAGATGAGCGGAACCGAAGGCTTGGGATACCGACTGGAAGCGATTCAAATCAAACTTACCGGAACTGATGCCAATCAGTTTGATGTTTATTATCAGGTTCATGCCCAAAATATGGGTTGGATGGGTTGGGCCAAAAATGGTGAAAGTGCCGGAACAGCCGGATATTCCTATCGTCTCGAAGGAATCCATATTGTCATTGTAAAAAAAGGTGAAAATCCACCAGCTGGCACAATCGATCAGGTTTTACCGTTCGCAGAAAGAAAATCAGTTTCTGGCAATTTATTTATTCAGTCAAATGCTCGTGATTTCACAGATAACGCGATGGCTTTAGGTAATGTTACCATTAATGGTGACGGTGCTATCACCCTGCAAGCAGAAGCTTTGCAAGGCGTTTATACTTCAAATGTTTTTAACACGAGCAATTTTAATAAAATGGTGGTTTCCTGGAGTAGTGATACGCCTCCGGGAACGTTGATTCAAGTGGAAGCACGGGTTTGTGAGAATACTACCGATTCCTCTGAAAACTGGTCAGATTGGTTATCTTGGGGACAATGGGGGACTTATATCAGCAGTACCTCCGGCACCGGTATCACTGATAGTCCCTTAGCTTATCTAAACGTTGATACCTTAGTTTTAAAAAATGACAAAACAGCCAATAAAATCCAGTATCGGGTCATCTTGCTGTCAAATACAACTGGCATAACACCATCAATTCGATTAATTTCAGCGGCATTCAGAAATACTTTTCCCGGACATGAGATCAGCAAAGTATATCCCGATCATCCCGATTTATCAAATCTGGCGATTTTGAATGTCCCACAATTGTCACAGATGGTCCGGGACCCGGCAATTGCCGATTCCATTTGTAGTCCCACCAGCGTTGCGATGATTTTAAACTATTATGGTACTTCCGTAACGCCGGAAACTGTTGCCTGGGGAGTTTATGATAATAATGCTCAAGAAGACTTTGGTAACTGGTCTTTTAATACCGCTTATGCGGCAAGCCTAGGATACACTGCTTATGTTGATTATTCCACCATTGACGGTTTAAAACGCGAAATTGCTGCTGGACATCCTGTTGCAGTGGCTGTTGCCTACAAAAATAGCGCTGGCGTCAATACTAATTTACCCGTTGTCGACGGTGCGCCGATTACTTCAACTTATGGCCATCTGATTGTTGTCTGTGGGTTTAGTAGCGAAAACGGAAGTGATTATCTTATCATTAATGACCCGGCTGCTGCTAATAATGCCGGCGTTCGGGTCAAATATCGACTTGATCAGTTTAGCTCCGCTTGGGCCGAATCTGGAAACATTGCTTATATTATCCATTAG
- a CDS encoding sensor domain-containing diguanylate cyclase, which yields MENIKEVDLLLKDLNIVTYQREADTNWSFIDLSDTMERVTGYPAADFINGGKRSFAEMVHLDGISDIKKKMLVSFDNQTPFEVEYRLENANGKMVWILEKGIGIYDQNGILLRIDGVLIKIAKNREIDEKFQILQQTVEQAPESIIITEPDGSICYVNKTFCDTTGYTKEEIIGENPRILKLNLETNINYKSLWNDIVSGREWRGIFQNKKKNGQEYWERSTIAPLYDEEGQLLKFIGIKKDISEEHANSVELDRLYRIDMLTKVYNRRSFFELAEEAFFENRQDEEDSAVMMLDIDYFKKINDAYGHTLGDMALTEFGMVCSKSIRKTDLIGRIGGEEFAIYLMATQLDNALILAKRLRHNVENIELFCENGEKVQFTVSIGVSQIMPTDNNLDDALRRADSALYEAKRKGRNRVEAAL from the coding sequence GTGGAGAACATAAAAGAAGTAGATCTTCTGCTAAAAGACCTAAATATTGTAACATATCAACGAGAGGCGGACACGAATTGGTCATTTATCGATCTGTCGGATACGATGGAAAGAGTCACCGGTTATCCCGCCGCAGATTTTATAAATGGTGGTAAACGATCATTTGCTGAAATGGTTCACCTTGATGGAATTTCCGATATCAAGAAAAAGATGCTGGTTAGTTTCGACAATCAAACTCCGTTTGAAGTCGAATATCGTCTTGAAAATGCCAACGGTAAAATGGTTTGGATTTTAGAAAAGGGAATCGGTATATACGATCAAAACGGGATCTTATTACGAATCGATGGCGTTTTAATAAAGATTGCGAAGAATCGTGAGATTGATGAAAAGTTTCAAATTCTGCAACAAACGGTTGAACAAGCGCCGGAATCGATTATAATTACCGAGCCTGATGGTTCGATTTGTTATGTTAATAAAACTTTTTGCGACACAACTGGTTATACAAAAGAAGAAATTATCGGAGAAAATCCCCGCATTCTTAAATTGAATCTTGAAACAAACATAAATTATAAATCCCTTTGGAATGACATTGTCTCAGGACGAGAATGGCGGGGCATTTTTCAAAATAAAAAAAAGAATGGTCAGGAATACTGGGAACGCTCTACAATAGCACCACTTTATGATGAAGAAGGACAACTGCTGAAATTTATCGGCATCAAAAAAGATATTTCCGAGGAACATGCCAATAGCGTCGAATTGGATCGGCTTTACCGCATAGATATGTTAACAAAAGTCTATAATCGCCGTAGTTTTTTTGAACTGGCGGAAGAGGCTTTTTTTGAGAATCGCCAAGATGAGGAAGATTCAGCAGTGATGATGTTGGACATCGATTACTTTAAAAAAATCAACGATGCTTATGGGCATACTTTGGGAGATATGGCTTTAACTGAATTTGGAATGGTTTGTTCAAAAAGCATTCGCAAAACGGATTTGATCGGACGTATCGGTGGTGAAGAATTTGCCATCTACCTGATGGCAACACAACTGGATAACGCATTGATCCTCGCCAAACGCCTGCGCCATAATGTCGAAAACATTGAGTTGTTTTGTGAAAACGGCGAAAAAGTTCAATTCACGGTCAGTATTGGGGTTTCCCAAATAATGCCGACTGATAACAATTTAGACGATGCTCTAAGACGAGCGGATTCGGCATTATATGAAGCTAAACGAAAAGGCCGTAACCGGGTCGAAGCAGCGCTCTGA
- a CDS encoding DUF3089 domain-containing protein, translated as MKRKVILSIFLMLLICCLAVAGCTTKTNDKAQIETSDAIVPTDYSQSEHWLNVPAEITKAADVFYLYPSAWAKVNADDPIVCDIDNPVMLSQSKLAYDRQATAFETSANIFAPYYRQDDAGSTLQMSVDEQQDIVKGIPLTDSMAAFEYYIDHYNNGRPFILASHSQGSNVMIYILQDYMKEHPDVYKRMVAAYVLGYSITDDYLAENTNLKFATGSGDTGVIISYNTQAPTIEGTDAVVLPTAHVINPISWTLDETVAPASENLGSLQLNSDGSVVKNADGTPVQVMNFADAQVDKTKGALICSTVDVDTYAPGSAVFGRGVFHSYDFPFYYFNIRANAEERVANYLKKNK; from the coding sequence ATGAAAAGAAAAGTAATCCTATCCATTTTCCTGATGCTATTAATCTGTTGTTTGGCAGTTGCCGGATGCACTACCAAAACGAATGACAAAGCTCAGATTGAAACATCTGATGCCATTGTGCCCACCGATTATAGTCAAAGTGAGCATTGGTTGAATGTCCCTGCTGAAATTACTAAAGCGGCCGATGTTTTTTATCTGTACCCTTCGGCCTGGGCCAAAGTAAATGCCGACGATCCGATTGTTTGTGATATTGACAACCCTGTTATGCTTTCTCAATCAAAACTGGCTTATGATCGACAAGCTACGGCCTTTGAAACCTCGGCCAATATCTTTGCTCCCTATTATCGCCAGGATGATGCCGGTTCAACCCTGCAAATGTCAGTTGATGAACAGCAGGATATTGTCAAAGGGATTCCGTTGACCGACTCCATGGCTGCTTTTGAATATTATATTGATCATTATAACAATGGCCGACCTTTTATTCTGGCCAGTCATTCTCAAGGTTCTAATGTGATGATCTATATCTTACAGGATTATATGAAAGAACATCCCGATGTTTACAAACGGATGGTTGCCGCTTATGTCCTGGGTTATTCGATCACCGATGATTATCTGGCCGAAAATACCAATCTCAAGTTTGCTACCGGATCCGGTGATACCGGTGTAATTATTTCCTATAACACCCAGGCCCCAACCATTGAAGGGACTGACGCAGTGGTTTTACCGACTGCTCATGTAATTAATCCAATTAGCTGGACGCTCGATGAGACCGTCGCCCCGGCCTCGGAAAATTTGGGTTCACTGCAATTAAATTCCGACGGTTCGGTGGTTAAAAATGCCGATGGCACCCCTGTCCAGGTAATGAACTTTGCCGATGCTCAAGTTGATAAAACTAAAGGTGCTCTCATTTGCAGTACTGTTGATGTTGACACTTACGCTCCTGGGAGCGCAGTTTTTGGCCGCGGAGTTTTTCATAGCTATGATTTCCCCTTCTATTACTTCAATATTCGTGCCAATGCCGAAGAACGAGTAGCTAACTATCTGAAAAAAAATAAATAA